A region of Subdoligranulum variabile DNA encodes the following proteins:
- a CDS encoding DNA recombination protein RmuC: protein MEWILYLLLALALLGDVLLAVLLVRSGRKPPKGDTADDFVRAMTPVLQGETDLLAEQLRAMQGETARTTTASLRDFSAVLAENQRQNASASTARLESIDRAGAARQKAASDALLAQLTMLENRLKNLEDSNATRLDGVRGALVQGLNVIRADNNKKLDEIRGTVEEKLQDTLQKRINDSFRTVSAQLEQVYKGLGEMQNLAADVGSLKQVLSGVKTRGILGEVQLGAILEQILAPGQYETNVATVPGSNNRVEFAVKLPGQSGTVWLPIDAKFPGDTYAHLQAAQQRGDAAATAAMRKALYSVLRQEAKDIHDKYIEVPYTTSFGILFLPFEGLYAEVVSSGVTETLQRDYQITVAGPSTMAALLNALQMGFRTLAIQKRSGEVWTVLGAVKTEFEKFGAGLQQMQRHLNQTGSDLEELIGPRSRAITRKLEAVQQLDPDTAAGLLGIQEDPKP from the coding sequence ATGGAATGGATTTTGTATCTGCTGCTGGCGCTGGCCCTGCTGGGAGACGTGCTGCTGGCGGTACTGCTGGTGCGCAGCGGCCGCAAGCCGCCCAAAGGCGACACGGCGGATGATTTTGTGCGGGCGATGACCCCTGTGCTGCAGGGAGAAACCGACCTGCTGGCCGAACAGCTGCGGGCTATGCAGGGAGAAACCGCCCGCACCACCACCGCGAGCCTGCGGGATTTTTCGGCGGTACTGGCGGAGAACCAGCGGCAGAACGCCTCGGCCAGCACGGCACGGCTGGAGTCCATCGACCGGGCGGGTGCCGCCCGCCAGAAAGCGGCCAGCGATGCGCTGCTGGCCCAGCTGACCATGCTGGAAAACCGGCTGAAAAACCTGGAGGATTCCAACGCCACCCGGCTGGATGGCGTACGGGGCGCACTGGTACAGGGACTGAACGTCATCCGGGCCGACAATAATAAGAAGCTGGACGAGATCCGCGGTACCGTGGAGGAAAAGCTCCAGGACACCCTGCAAAAGCGGATCAACGATTCTTTCCGTACGGTCAGCGCGCAGCTGGAACAGGTCTACAAGGGCCTGGGCGAGATGCAGAACCTGGCCGCCGATGTGGGCAGTCTCAAGCAGGTGCTCTCGGGGGTCAAGACCCGCGGCATTCTGGGAGAGGTCCAGCTGGGGGCCATTCTCGAACAGATCCTGGCGCCCGGTCAGTACGAGACCAACGTGGCCACTGTGCCGGGCAGCAACAACCGGGTGGAATTTGCGGTCAAGCTGCCGGGGCAGAGCGGCACGGTCTGGCTGCCCATCGACGCCAAGTTCCCCGGCGATACCTATGCCCACCTGCAGGCAGCACAGCAGCGGGGGGATGCGGCGGCTACCGCCGCCATGCGCAAAGCATTGTACAGCGTGCTGCGCCAGGAAGCCAAGGATATACACGACAAATACATCGAGGTGCCCTACACAACCAGTTTTGGCATTCTGTTCCTGCCCTTTGAGGGGCTGTATGCCGAGGTGGTTTCCAGTGGAGTGACCGAAACGCTGCAGCGGGATTACCAGATCACGGTGGCGGGACCCTCCACCATGGCGGCGCTGCTCAATGCCCTGCAGATGGGCTTCCGAACCCTGGCCATCCAGAAACGCTCCGGTGAGGTATGGACAGTGCTGGGCGCCGTCAAAACGGAATTTGAAAAATTCGGTGCCGGTCTGCAGCAGATGCAGCGGCACCTCAACCAGACAGGTTCCGATCTGGAGGAACTCATTGGCCCGCGCAGCCGGGCCATCACCCGCAAACTGGAAGCTGTCCAGCAGCTGGACCCCGACACGGCGGCCGGCCTGCTGGGTATCCAGGAAGACCCCAAACCGTAA
- a CDS encoding YerC/YecD family TrpR-related protein yields the protein MRPQTPQQEERSTALYEAILRLNTLDECIRFFDDLCAVTELRTLEQRYAVAGCLLQGKVYSEIRRETGASSATVSRVNRMLNYGTGSVAASVREDLARQKPDDEA from the coding sequence ATGCGCCCGCAAACTCCGCAGCAAGAAGAACGCAGCACCGCTCTGTATGAGGCGATTCTGCGACTGAACACCCTGGATGAATGCATCCGCTTTTTTGACGATCTGTGCGCCGTGACCGAACTGCGCACCCTGGAGCAGCGCTATGCTGTGGCGGGGTGTCTTCTGCAGGGCAAGGTGTACAGCGAGATCCGGCGGGAGACCGGGGCTTCCAGTGCCACGGTCAGCCGGGTCAACCGCATGCTCAACTACGGCACCGGCAGCGTGGCCGCCAGCGTCCGTGAAGATCTGGCCCGGCAGAAGCCGGACGACGAAGCCTAA
- a CDS encoding TetR/AcrR family transcriptional regulator: MNAKGDANRSVRMTKQRLYQALISLLQKKDLREITVRELTELAGISRGTFYFHYADIYALMEQMEAAQLDHLCELMDALVPNISQDDVPPALVALFHYLNDNPDVCRALYGKSWESEFTRSAKEMIAKRCLGQLTPDGGTPRQQYLLAFAINGCFGSIAAWQTAGYQPSPDEMAAITWQAIRAVKELL; the protein is encoded by the coding sequence ATGAACGCCAAAGGCGATGCCAATCGCAGTGTGCGCATGACCAAACAGCGGCTGTACCAGGCGCTGATCAGCCTGCTGCAAAAAAAAGACCTGCGGGAGATCACCGTTCGGGAGTTGACCGAACTGGCCGGGATCAGCCGTGGTACGTTTTATTTCCACTATGCCGATATTTATGCCCTGATGGAACAGATGGAGGCGGCCCAGCTGGATCATCTGTGTGAACTGATGGATGCCCTGGTGCCCAACATCTCCCAGGATGATGTTCCGCCCGCGCTGGTGGCGCTGTTCCACTATCTGAACGACAATCCGGATGTCTGCCGTGCGCTGTACGGCAAAAGCTGGGAGTCTGAGTTTACCCGCAGCGCCAAGGAGATGATCGCCAAGCGCTGCCTTGGGCAGCTGACGCCCGACGGCGGTACGCCGCGGCAGCAGTATCTGCTGGCCTTTGCCATCAACGGATGCTTCGGCAGCATTGCTGCCTGGCAGACGGCGGGGTATCAGCCTTCCCCCGACGAGATGGCGGCAATCACCTGGCAGGCGATCCGCGCGGTGAAAGAACTTTTGTGA
- a CDS encoding aldose epimerase family protein codes for MSVSITAFGKTTSGEPVRLVVLKNDQLEVHLLTYAALIHKILVPDRNGNPVDVVLGYPTVPDYELNTDFMGKAVGRFANRIGGAQFPLYEEIVHITPNENGNCLHSGLHGFCHTVFEVEPTAGETDSVTMTAHSPDGTDGFPGNMDLEIQYKLVKSGLMIHYTATTDAPTVCSLTNHSYFNLNGHDSGTALGHRISVDADAYLETDDGSIPTGRRIPVAGTPMDFTEEKTLGLDIEADYPALKQGSGYDHCYIIRDTGLRHAAWVTGPLTGIRMEVLTTLPGMQLYSANHLAPVTACKDGAHYQKRDAVCLETEEFPDAPNHPDFPDTTVLPDTPYSSTTIYRFDLAPQ; via the coding sequence ATGTCTGTTTCGATCACCGCTTTCGGCAAAACGACCAGCGGGGAACCCGTCCGGCTTGTGGTACTGAAAAACGACCAGCTGGAAGTACATCTTCTGACCTATGCAGCCCTGATTCACAAGATCCTTGTCCCCGACCGCAACGGCAATCCGGTGGATGTGGTGCTGGGCTACCCTACAGTCCCCGACTACGAACTGAATACCGATTTTATGGGCAAGGCAGTGGGCCGGTTTGCCAACCGCATCGGCGGGGCCCAGTTCCCGCTGTATGAGGAGATCGTCCACATAACGCCCAACGAGAACGGCAACTGCCTGCACAGCGGTCTGCACGGATTCTGCCACACGGTCTTTGAGGTGGAGCCCACCGCCGGCGAGACGGACAGTGTCACGATGACCGCCCACAGTCCCGACGGCACCGACGGGTTCCCCGGCAACATGGATTTGGAAATTCAGTACAAGCTCGTCAAGAGCGGGCTGATGATCCACTACACCGCCACCACCGATGCGCCTACAGTCTGCAGCCTGACCAACCACAGCTACTTCAACCTCAACGGCCATGACAGCGGCACCGCGCTGGGCCACCGCATCAGCGTGGATGCCGACGCCTACCTGGAGACCGATGACGGCAGCATCCCCACCGGCCGCCGCATTCCGGTGGCCGGCACCCCCATGGACTTCACCGAGGAAAAGACCCTGGGTCTGGACATCGAAGCGGATTACCCCGCCCTGAAGCAGGGGTCCGGGTACGACCACTGCTACATCATCCGCGACACCGGCCTGCGCCATGCGGCCTGGGTCACCGGTCCCCTGACCGGCATCCGGATGGAGGTGCTGACCACCCTGCCCGGTATGCAGCTGTACTCCGCCAATCATCTGGCGCCGGTCACCGCCTGCAAGGACGGCGCTCATTACCAGAAGCGCGATGCCGTCTGCCTGGAAACCGAGGAGTTTCCCGACGCTCCCAACCATCCGGATTTCCCGGATACCACGGTGCTGCCGGATACGCCCTACAGCTCCACCACCATCTACCGCTTCGATCTGGCCCCGCAATAA
- a CDS encoding DUF3592 domain-containing protein: MPMPLMIVYRVLGILFLALAVVTLWEKYRTVRGATLLPGRILACRKAERTNPRQGAGGYRYLVEIHAGGERLELETNDSFWFNHDSQKGKSVLVWYNPQRPVLERKSLETELLALAIGAAGVALLLIH; encoded by the coding sequence ATGCCGATGCCATTGATGATCGTCTACCGGGTGCTGGGCATCCTGTTTTTGGCTCTGGCCGTTGTTACCCTGTGGGAAAAGTACCGCACGGTGCGGGGTGCCACGCTGCTGCCGGGGCGGATCCTGGCCTGCCGCAAGGCGGAGCGTACCAATCCGCGCCAGGGGGCGGGCGGATACCGTTACCTGGTGGAAATCCATGCCGGCGGTGAGCGGCTGGAACTGGAGACCAACGATTCCTTCTGGTTCAATCACGACAGTCAGAAGGGCAAGAGTGTGCTGGTATGGTACAATCCCCAGCGCCCGGTGCTGGAACGCAAAAGCCTGGAAACCGAACTGCTGGCGCTGGCCATCGGAGCGGCGGGGGTCGCACTTCTGCTGATTCATTGA
- a CDS encoding DegV family protein, whose protein sequence is MIRIITDSAADLTAQDLAQPGVYVVPMSITFEDGSSVEDDGRMTKDEFFKRLATDSKLPRTSQPSPAAFIEAFTDAELAGDEAIVITVGQKLSGTYQCAMLAANDVDTPVYVVDSETATQGEAVILREALRLRDMGLSAQQIVDVLERFKKRVRIIAVVDSLKHLQKGGRVSAAVAIVGGALGIKPVISLYESTVKLAGKGRGRPGALVALFKQLDELGGIDTNYPCVVLYSDDKATAGPVHHYLTQNLKLEGVRTCQIGATIGTHVGPRAAGIVFVAKEPV, encoded by the coding sequence ATGATCCGCATCATTACCGATTCCGCCGCCGACCTGACGGCACAGGACCTGGCACAGCCCGGCGTCTATGTGGTTCCCATGTCCATCACCTTTGAGGACGGCTCCTCTGTGGAGGATGACGGCCGGATGACCAAGGATGAATTTTTCAAGCGGCTGGCCACCGACAGCAAGCTGCCGCGCACCAGCCAGCCCAGCCCGGCCGCCTTTATCGAGGCTTTCACCGATGCCGAACTGGCGGGGGACGAGGCCATCGTCATCACGGTGGGGCAGAAACTGTCCGGTACCTACCAGTGCGCCATGCTGGCCGCCAATGACGTGGACACGCCGGTCTATGTGGTGGATTCCGAGACAGCTACCCAGGGAGAGGCTGTAATCCTGCGCGAGGCGCTGCGCCTGCGGGATATGGGACTTTCCGCCCAGCAGATCGTCGATGTGCTGGAACGCTTCAAAAAGCGGGTGCGCATCATTGCCGTGGTGGACAGCCTCAAACATCTGCAGAAAGGCGGGCGTGTTTCGGCTGCGGTGGCCATTGTGGGCGGTGCGCTGGGAATCAAGCCGGTGATCTCGCTGTACGAGAGCACCGTCAAGCTGGCTGGTAAGGGCCGCGGACGTCCCGGTGCCCTGGTGGCGCTGTTCAAGCAGCTGGACGAGCTGGGCGGTATTGATACCAATTACCCTTGTGTCGTGCTGTACAGCGATGACAAAGCTACCGCCGGCCCCGTACATCATTACCTGACCCAGAACCTCAAACTGGAGGGCGTGCGCACCTGCCAGATCGGCGCCACCATCGGCACCCATGTGGGCCCTCGTGCCGCGGGCATCGTCTTCGTGGCCAAGGAACCCGTCTGA
- a CDS encoding PTS sugar transporter subunit IIA has translation MGFFDFLKKKPEAAPAAPSFPMTLAADAKGTVVPMEQIPDEVFAQGILGKCCGIDPTEGKVYAPVDGTITQAPGSGHALGLEGNGGVEVLIHVGVDTVEMKGDGFSPKVKEGDKVKKGQLLLEMDLAKIAAANHPAVVITVVTNTDDFKDVELVASGSVEPGADLLKISK, from the coding sequence ATGGGATTTTTTGACTTTTTGAAAAAGAAGCCGGAGGCTGCTCCGGCAGCGCCCTCTTTTCCGATGACGCTGGCGGCGGACGCCAAGGGCACCGTCGTTCCGATGGAACAGATTCCCGACGAAGTGTTTGCGCAGGGAATTTTGGGCAAGTGCTGCGGCATTGATCCCACCGAGGGCAAGGTTTACGCCCCGGTGGACGGCACCATCACCCAGGCACCCGGCAGTGGCCATGCCCTGGGTCTGGAAGGCAACGGCGGCGTGGAAGTGCTGATCCACGTGGGCGTTGACACCGTCGAGATGAAAGGCGACGGCTTCAGCCCCAAAGTCAAGGAAGGCGACAAGGTCAAGAAGGGCCAGCTCCTGCTGGAGATGGACCTGGCCAAGATCGCAGCGGCCAACCATCCGGCGGTGGTCATCACCGTCGTCACCAACACCGACGACTTCAAGGACGTGGAGCTGGTGGCTTCCGGCAGTGTGGAGCCGGGCGCCGATCTGCTGAAGATCAGCAAGTAA
- the mgtE gene encoding magnesium transporter produces MSDTAIMTLKTMLANLDDAKKYQSLRDVMETLPAPDLAAVFEDLPPEKLPVLFRLCPKDLAAEIFAELTPETQQNLIDGLTDKELKAVVDELFVDDATDLVEEMPASVVKRILAQADPATRRMINELLKYPEDSAGGVMTTEFMELRPDMTVTQAMDAIRANGIDKETINNCYVTDKDRTLIGVVSLRALVLEKDPKRTIRDLMDANVVSVSTTTDQEDVSQLFEKYGFLAIPVVDAEKRLVGIVTIDDAISILQDEASEDFAKMNAIGPSDKPYFKQSMWDLYKSRAPWLVFLMISATFSSLVIRGYESALAAVTVLTAYIPMLTDAGGNAGSQSTSTIIRGMAVGDIKPHDLPRILWRECRVALLCGLTLAVCNFGKLLIFDRVSAPVALVVCLTLMCTVLLSQLIGGLLPVLAEKLKIDPAVMASPLITTIVDTTTLLVYFNIAKAVLKI; encoded by the coding sequence ATGTCTGATACTGCAATCATGACGCTGAAAACCATGCTGGCCAACCTGGACGATGCCAAGAAGTACCAGAGCCTGCGTGATGTGATGGAGACCCTGCCCGCCCCCGACCTTGCCGCTGTATTTGAGGATCTGCCGCCGGAGAAACTGCCGGTGCTGTTCCGGCTGTGCCCCAAGGATCTGGCCGCGGAAATCTTTGCCGAACTTACCCCCGAGACCCAGCAGAATCTGATCGACGGCCTGACGGATAAGGAACTCAAGGCCGTGGTGGATGAATTGTTCGTCGACGATGCGACGGATCTGGTGGAGGAGATGCCTGCCAGCGTTGTCAAGCGCATTCTTGCCCAGGCCGACCCTGCGACCCGCCGCATGATCAACGAACTGCTCAAATACCCGGAAGATTCCGCCGGCGGCGTGATGACCACCGAGTTCATGGAGCTGCGTCCCGACATGACGGTGACCCAGGCCATGGACGCCATCCGAGCCAACGGCATTGACAAGGAGACCATCAACAACTGTTACGTGACCGACAAGGACCGCACGCTCATCGGCGTGGTCTCGCTTCGGGCGCTGGTGCTGGAGAAGGACCCCAAGCGGACCATCCGTGATCTCATGGATGCCAACGTGGTCAGCGTTTCCACGACCACCGACCAGGAGGATGTCTCCCAACTGTTTGAAAAGTATGGCTTTCTGGCCATCCCCGTAGTGGACGCCGAAAAACGCCTGGTAGGTATTGTGACCATCGACGACGCCATCTCCATCCTGCAGGACGAGGCCAGCGAGGACTTCGCCAAGATGAACGCCATCGGTCCCTCCGACAAACCCTACTTTAAACAGTCTATGTGGGATCTGTACAAGAGCCGTGCCCCCTGGCTGGTTTTTCTGATGATCAGCGCCACCTTCTCCAGCCTGGTCATCCGGGGCTATGAGAGCGCCCTGGCAGCTGTCACGGTGCTCACCGCCTACATTCCCATGCTTACCGACGCCGGCGGCAACGCGGGCAGCCAGAGTACTTCCACCATCATCCGCGGTATGGCGGTGGGGGACATCAAGCCCCATGATCTGCCGCGCATCCTCTGGCGGGAATGCCGGGTTGCACTGCTCTGCGGCCTGACCCTGGCGGTGTGCAATTTCGGCAAGCTGCTGATCTTTGATCGCGTCTCGGCACCTGTGGCCCTGGTGGTCTGCCTGACCCTGATGTGTACGGTGCTGTTGTCGCAGCTCATCGGCGGCCTTCTGCCGGTGCTGGCTGAAAAGCTCAAGATCGACCCGGCGGTTATGGCGTCGCCTCTGATCACCACCATTGTGGATACCACAACGCTGCTGGTCTATTTCAACATTGCCAAAGCGGTTCTGAAAATCTGA
- a CDS encoding sodium ion-translocating decarboxylase subunit beta — protein MNVVQTFAGLFANFGNLTWQMVVMWVIGGLLIYLGIVKKMEPSLLLPMGFGAILVNLPLSGAITQGDTEGPITALFEAGMSNELFPLLLFIGIGAMIDFGPLLEKPWLMLFGAAAQFGIFFTLAVAGLFFDLPDAASIAVIGAADGPTAIFVANTLGSKYLGAIMVAAYSYMALVPIVQPPVIRLCTTKKERLIRMPYKKGSVTKTTKILFPIVVTILAGLVAPASVALVGFLMFGNLIRECGVLNSLSETAQNVLANLITIVLGLTVAGQMTADKFVKPDTLLILALGLVAFIFDTAGGVFFAKFLNLFLPADKKINPMIGAAGISAFPMSGRVVNQMGLAEDNQNFLLMYSISVNVSGQIASVIAGGLILTLMGM, from the coding sequence ATGAACGTTGTACAAACCTTCGCCGGCCTGTTTGCCAACTTCGGCAACCTGACCTGGCAGATGGTGGTCATGTGGGTCATCGGCGGCCTGCTGATCTACCTGGGCATCGTAAAGAAAATGGAGCCCAGTCTGCTGCTGCCCATGGGCTTCGGCGCGATTCTTGTGAATCTGCCGCTGTCCGGTGCCATCACCCAGGGCGACACCGAGGGACCCATCACCGCGCTGTTTGAGGCGGGCATGTCCAACGAACTGTTCCCGCTGCTGCTCTTCATCGGCATCGGTGCCATGATCGACTTCGGCCCTCTGCTGGAAAAGCCCTGGCTCATGCTCTTCGGCGCAGCAGCCCAGTTCGGCATCTTCTTTACGCTGGCGGTGGCCGGTCTCTTCTTTGATCTGCCCGATGCAGCCTCCATCGCGGTGATCGGCGCTGCCGACGGTCCTACCGCCATCTTTGTGGCGAACACACTGGGCAGCAAGTATCTGGGCGCTATCATGGTGGCCGCCTACAGCTACATGGCCCTGGTACCTATCGTACAGCCGCCGGTCATCCGCCTGTGCACCACCAAAAAAGAGCGTCTTATCCGCATGCCCTACAAGAAGGGCAGCGTGACCAAGACCACCAAGATCCTCTTCCCCATTGTGGTGACCATCCTGGCCGGTCTTGTGGCTCCTGCCAGCGTGGCACTGGTGGGCTTCCTGATGTTCGGCAATCTGATCCGGGAATGCGGCGTGCTCAACTCCCTGTCAGAGACAGCACAGAATGTGCTGGCCAACCTCATCACCATCGTGTTGGGCCTGACCGTTGCAGGACAGATGACCGCCGACAAATTCGTCAAGCCCGACACTCTGCTGATCCTGGCCCTGGGTCTGGTGGCCTTCATCTTCGACACGGCGGGTGGTGTCTTCTTCGCCAAGTTCCTGAACCTCTTCCTGCCGGCAGACAAAAAGATCAACCCCATGATCGGTGCCGCCGGCATCTCGGCCTTCCCCATGAGCGGCCGCGTCGTCAACCAGATGGGCCTGGCCGAGGACAATCAGAATTTCCTGCTGATGTACTCCATCAGCGTCAACGTCTCGGGGCAGATCGCGTCGGTCATCGCCGGCGGCCTGATCCTCACCCTGATGGGCATGTAA
- a CDS encoding Ntn hydrolase family protein — protein MSAILAVCGEAFCAMVSDGRMVEEPITGQQPKVVSEDVPKVRKVNRNVLVGFAGDTLAAVQIINALDEYNTQYLTLEKIVKILCQKAPSVRVQPVGVRLLVGGRNRKGQFVLTTLGSAEQYVPQTQPARAGAYLIEGACSHTEIGPWLEQEVKPQAAQWKSLDDVAHTLDACIAKLAEQDKSVNTTYFRELVM, from the coding sequence ATGAGTGCGATTTTAGCCGTATGCGGCGAAGCCTTCTGCGCCATGGTCAGTGACGGCCGCATGGTGGAGGAACCCATCACCGGCCAGCAGCCCAAGGTCGTCAGCGAGGATGTGCCCAAGGTCCGTAAAGTCAACCGGAATGTGCTGGTGGGTTTTGCGGGGGATACCCTGGCCGCAGTCCAGATCATCAATGCGCTGGACGAATACAACACCCAGTATCTCACGCTGGAAAAGATCGTTAAGATTCTTTGCCAGAAAGCGCCCTCGGTGCGGGTGCAGCCGGTAGGGGTTCGCCTGCTGGTGGGCGGACGCAACCGGAAGGGGCAGTTTGTCCTCACCACGCTGGGAAGTGCCGAACAGTACGTGCCCCAGACCCAGCCCGCCCGGGCGGGGGCCTATCTGATCGAGGGGGCCTGTTCCCACACCGAGATCGGGCCTTGGCTGGAGCAGGAGGTCAAGCCCCAGGCTGCCCAGTGGAAGAGCCTGGACGACGTGGCCCATACGCTGGATGCCTGTATTGCCAAACTGGCCGAGCAGGACAAGAGCGTGAACACCACTTATTTCCGGGAACTGGTCATGTAA
- the glgB gene encoding 1,4-alpha-glucan branching protein GlgB — protein MELQDFYTGRAFDAYTFFGAHPHAGGTRFAVWAPAARRVQVEGPFGTADLIQTRSAVWEADVPGAEPGMAYQYLVTGAKGWTVAHCDPYGFAMTLRPDGRSIIAEMPQGFTDEAWMAGRTKCFDRPMNIYEVHAGSWKRKPDGSWYSYAELAEQLPAYCRENGFTHIELMPLAEHPFDGSWGYQVTGFYASTSRYGTPADLVQFINACHRQGIGVILDFVPVHFAVDSYGLKEFDGTSLYEYPAAAVGQSEWGSCNFMHSRGEIRCFLQSCADYWLRVFHADGLRMDAVSRLIYWQGEPARGVNGSTLEFLKNMNQGLQQRHPTAVLIAEDSSNYPKVTAPVEYGGLGFDYKWDLGWMNDTLDYFRKSSGERRENLGKLTFSMLYAWNEHYILPFSHDENVHGKATIVQKMYGDYDGKFPQARALYLYMAVHPGKKLDFMGNEFAQLREWDESREQDWMILSYPNHDAFRHFRAALHQAYLDNEAFWAREYNPAAFRWADCDHGAQNVCAILREGHRNKVLAVFNFGTEAQPDYTLDLPAGRWTLLLDTDWQCWGGTTVREAQPATGIIDENTPFSVSMPPYSGKLYRLEEK, from the coding sequence ATGGAGCTGCAGGATTTTTATACCGGTAGGGCTTTTGACGCCTATACTTTTTTCGGGGCGCATCCCCATGCGGGGGGCACGCGGTTTGCGGTATGGGCGCCGGCGGCCAGGCGGGTACAGGTGGAAGGCCCCTTCGGCACAGCAGATCTCATCCAGACTCGTTCCGCAGTCTGGGAGGCAGACGTGCCCGGCGCGGAACCGGGCATGGCCTATCAGTATCTTGTCACCGGGGCGAAGGGGTGGACCGTTGCCCACTGTGACCCCTACGGCTTTGCCATGACACTGCGCCCCGACGGACGCAGCATCATCGCGGAAATGCCACAGGGGTTTACCGACGAAGCCTGGATGGCCGGCCGCACCAAATGCTTTGACCGGCCCATGAACATTTACGAGGTACACGCCGGCAGCTGGAAGCGCAAACCGGACGGCAGTTGGTACAGCTATGCGGAACTGGCCGAGCAGCTGCCCGCCTATTGCCGGGAGAACGGTTTCACCCACATTGAGCTCATGCCTTTGGCGGAGCATCCCTTTGACGGCAGCTGGGGATACCAGGTGACTGGCTTTTATGCCTCTACCAGCCGGTACGGCACCCCGGCGGATCTGGTGCAGTTCATCAATGCCTGCCACCGGCAGGGAATCGGTGTGATTCTGGATTTTGTGCCGGTGCACTTTGCGGTGGACAGCTACGGCCTCAAGGAATTTGACGGCACATCGCTCTACGAGTATCCGGCTGCAGCGGTGGGACAGAGCGAGTGGGGCAGCTGCAACTTCATGCATTCCCGGGGCGAGATCCGCTGCTTCCTGCAATCCTGCGCCGATTATTGGCTGCGGGTCTTCCACGCTGACGGTCTGCGGATGGATGCGGTTTCCCGGCTCATCTACTGGCAGGGGGAACCGGCCCGGGGTGTCAACGGTTCGACCTTGGAATTCCTCAAAAATATGAACCAGGGGCTGCAGCAGCGGCATCCCACGGCAGTGCTGATCGCTGAGGATTCCAGCAACTATCCCAAGGTCACAGCGCCGGTGGAGTACGGCGGCCTGGGTTTTGACTACAAGTGGGATCTGGGCTGGATGAACGACACGCTGGACTATTTCCGGAAAAGCAGCGGGGAGCGCAGGGAGAATCTGGGCAAACTGACCTTTTCCATGCTGTATGCCTGGAATGAACATTATATCCTGCCCTTCAGCCACGACGAAAACGTCCACGGCAAAGCAACCATTGTCCAGAAGATGTACGGCGACTACGACGGCAAGTTCCCCCAGGCCCGGGCCCTCTACCTGTATATGGCGGTACATCCAGGGAAAAAGCTGGATTTCATGGGCAACGAGTTTGCCCAGCTGCGGGAATGGGATGAGAGCCGCGAACAGGACTGGATGATCCTGTCCTATCCCAACCACGATGCCTTCCGGCATTTCCGCGCGGCACTCCACCAGGCTTATCTGGACAATGAGGCTTTCTGGGCCCGGGAGTATAATCCGGCGGCGTTCCGTTGGGCGGACTGCGACCACGGAGCGCAGAACGTCTGCGCCATCCTGCGGGAAGGACATCGGAACAAGGTGCTGGCGGTCTTCAATTTCGGGACGGAAGCCCAGCCGGACTATACGCTGGATCTGCCCGCCGGCCGCTGGACGCTGCTGCTGGACACTGACTGGCAGTGCTGGGGTGGCACCACCGTTCGGGAAGCCCAGCCGGCTACGGGGATCATCGATGAAAACACCCCCTTCTCTGTGTCCATGCCGCCCTACAGTGGCAAACTGTACCGGCTGGAGGAAAAATAA